A DNA window from Parabacteroides johnsonii DSM 18315 contains the following coding sequences:
- a CDS encoding macro domain-containing protein: MIRYIEKGDIFRIEGVRNYAHGCNCAGAMGKGIAVQFKDKYPDMYLEYKKLCKDKEFCPGDVFDYNYGNGHVYNLGTQATWRTRAKIEYIEKSLTKMLDCATRSNVTAIALPAIGAGLGGLKWDDVKAVLDKVSNDYPNIDLYVVETYQNE, encoded by the coding sequence ATGATTAGGTATATTGAGAAAGGCGACATATTTCGTATTGAAGGTGTGAGAAATTATGCTCACGGTTGTAATTGTGCCGGTGCTATGGGTAAAGGCATTGCCGTACAATTTAAGGACAAATATCCCGATATGTATCTTGAATATAAAAAGCTATGTAAAGATAAAGAGTTTTGTCCCGGTGATGTATTCGATTATAATTATGGCAATGGGCATGTATATAATCTTGGCACACAAGCGACGTGGAGAACACGGGCTAAAATAGAGTATATCGAAAAGTCATTAACAAAAATGCTTGATTGTGCTACTCGCAGTAATGTAACGGCAATAGCTTTGCCTGCAATCGGTGCAGGATTAGGAGGATTGAAATGGGATGATGTGAAAGCCGTTTTGGATAAAGTTTCAAACGATTATCCTAATATTGATTTGTATGTAGTTGAAACTTATCAAAACGAATAA